From the Alkalibacter rhizosphaerae genome, one window contains:
- a CDS encoding head-tail connector protein produces MATLLEKVKKNLILDHDGDDELISSYITAATSYAESYQKKAAGFYELNSMDPTTEQAIIMLSSHFYESRDGSTGGFFQDNVKASEQVWNVVNMLLRLNRDVVI; encoded by the coding sequence ATGGCAACATTACTTGAGAAGGTAAAAAAGAACCTGATTCTAGACCATGATGGGGATGATGAGCTCATAAGTAGTTACATCACCGCAGCCACCTCTTATGCAGAAAGCTATCAGAAAAAGGCAGCTGGGTTTTATGAACTAAACTCAATGGATCCAACCACGGAGCAGGCCATCATCATGCTCTCGTCCCATTTTTATGAAAGCCGTGATGGAAGTACCGGTGGCTTCTTTCAGGACAATGTCAAGGCAAGCGAGCAGGTTTGGAATGTGGTGAACATGCTTCTACGGTTAAACAGGGATGTGGTTATATGA
- a CDS encoding phage major capsid protein — protein MNKILEMREKRAKAWEDAKAFLDRKRDKEGMLSAEDTATYDRMEAEVVNLGKEIDRAERQAAIDAELARPTTTPITNQPGSGINGEVKKGRATDEYKEAFWIAMRSKNNVAIQNALQIGTDSEGGFLVPDEFERTLVAALEEENMFRTLAKVISTSSGDRKIPVVASKGTASWVDEESPIPESDDAFGQVSLGANKLATIIKISEELINDAFFDIATYIALEFGRRIGAKEEEAFIIGDGSSKPTGILNATGGGEVGVTANSATAITADELIDLYYSLKSPYRKNASFIMNDATVKAIRKLKDGSGQYLWQPSIALGQPDTILNCPIKTSAYVPTVAASAKTIAFGDFGYYWIADRQGRSFQRLNELYAATGQVGFKGSQRVDGKLILAEAVKVLQQKA, from the coding sequence ATGAACAAGATTCTTGAAATGAGAGAAAAAAGAGCCAAAGCGTGGGAGGATGCAAAAGCATTTCTGGACCGTAAAAGGGATAAAGAAGGAATGCTCTCCGCGGAAGATACGGCCACCTACGACCGGATGGAAGCAGAGGTAGTAAACCTTGGCAAAGAGATCGATCGAGCGGAGCGTCAAGCCGCCATCGATGCGGAGCTGGCACGACCTACCACCACTCCGATTACGAACCAACCTGGAAGTGGCATAAATGGAGAAGTCAAAAAAGGAAGGGCAACTGACGAGTACAAAGAAGCCTTCTGGATAGCGATGAGAAGTAAGAACAATGTTGCCATCCAAAACGCTCTCCAAATCGGTACGGATTCGGAAGGTGGGTTTTTGGTGCCCGATGAGTTTGAAAGAACGCTGGTTGCCGCTCTTGAAGAGGAGAATATGTTTCGGACTTTGGCAAAAGTCATTTCCACTTCTTCGGGAGACCGGAAGATTCCGGTAGTAGCCAGCAAAGGAACCGCATCCTGGGTGGATGAGGAAAGTCCGATCCCAGAGTCTGATGATGCATTTGGACAAGTAAGTCTGGGTGCTAATAAGCTGGCAACGATCATCAAAATTTCTGAGGAGCTTATCAACGATGCCTTTTTCGATATTGCTACCTACATCGCTTTGGAGTTTGGCAGAAGGATTGGTGCAAAAGAGGAAGAGGCATTTATTATTGGGGATGGCTCCAGCAAACCTACAGGGATCTTGAATGCTACTGGCGGCGGCGAAGTAGGGGTTACAGCCAACTCTGCAACAGCTATTACTGCAGATGAGCTTATTGATTTGTACTACTCTTTGAAGTCGCCATACAGAAAAAATGCTTCTTTCATCATGAACGATGCTACTGTAAAAGCCATCCGGAAACTGAAGGATGGGAGTGGGCAGTACTTATGGCAGCCATCCATTGCCCTTGGTCAGCCAGATACCATCTTGAACTGTCCGATTAAAACCTCGGCCTATGTTCCAACGGTTGCGGCTAGTGCAAAGACCATCGCCTTTGGTGATTTCGGGTACTACTGGATCGCGGATCGACAAGGACGCTCCTTCCAACGACTCAATGAGCTTTATGCCGCTACCGGTCAGGTAGGATTCAAGGGAAGCCAGCGGGTGGATGGGAAGTTGATCCTGGCAGAGGCCGTGAAGGTTCTCCAGCAGAAAGCATAG
- a CDS encoding HNH endonuclease signature motif containing protein, whose protein sequence is MRNSCRASEKIRSFFYALEGASIMPRRPKIPCKHPGCSSLVPAGSKFCEEHNNLHRADAKTTKEKGYNGRWRRARARFLRRYPLCVRCRAKGKFVVATVVDHIIPHLGDHGLFWDENNWQPLCKSCHDRKTMTEDRYQEFTY, encoded by the coding sequence ATGCGGAATTCATGTAGAGCTTCGGAAAAGATCCGGAGTTTTTTCTATGCCCTGGAAGGAGCAAGTATAATGCCGAGGAGACCGAAGATCCCATGCAAGCATCCGGGATGCAGCAGCTTAGTTCCTGCGGGCTCAAAGTTTTGTGAAGAGCATAATAATCTGCACCGTGCCGATGCAAAGACCACGAAGGAGAAAGGTTACAACGGACGGTGGAGGAGAGCAAGGGCGAGATTCTTAAGGAGATATCCACTTTGTGTCAGGTGCCGTGCAAAAGGGAAGTTTGTTGTAGCGACGGTAGTTGACCATATCATTCCTCATCTCGGTGATCATGGTCTCTTCTGGGATGAAAACAACTGGCAGCCGCTGTGCAAGTCTTGTCATGATCGAAAGACGATGACTGAGGATAGATATCAGGAGTTCACCTACTAA
- a CDS encoding DUF4314 domain-containing protein — protein sequence MFIKPEIVEMLRSQYPPGSRVVLLQMDDPQAPPIGTKGTVVGVDDIGGIMVSWDNGSSLSVVYGEDRCRKIK from the coding sequence ATGTTTATCAAACCTGAAATTGTTGAAATGTTAAGAAGTCAGTACCCACCGGGGAGTAGGGTGGTACTTCTACAAATGGATGACCCGCAGGCTCCTCCCATAGGAACCAAGGGAACTGTGGTTGGCGTTGATGATATCGGAGGTATCATGGTATCCTGGGACAATGGTTCCAGCCTAAGTGTTGTTTATGGTGAGGACCGCTGCCGAAAGATCAAATAG
- a CDS encoding RNA polymerase subunit sigma-70 — translation MTDFQKQQIREFRIRGVGYRAISSITGLSRDIVRNYCKAYGLDGFARDLNINIKEKIDKQEACLSCGKDLKQPATGRKRKFCSDDCRRDWWQRHPDSIKRNEETIFEYTCAYCGQEFKVYAQKSRKYCSHECYIRDRYWWKEEGRRPYVGPFENEEVHNE, via the coding sequence ATGACGGACTTCCAAAAACAGCAAATACGAGAATTCCGGATAAGAGGTGTAGGGTATAGGGCCATTTCTTCTATCACCGGACTCTCAAGGGATATCGTTAGAAATTACTGCAAGGCCTATGGTCTGGATGGGTTTGCAAGAGATCTTAACATCAACATCAAAGAGAAGATCGATAAGCAGGAGGCATGCCTTAGCTGTGGCAAGGATCTTAAACAGCCGGCTACTGGGCGAAAGCGGAAGTTTTGCTCAGATGATTGCAGGCGAGACTGGTGGCAGCGACATCCGGACAGCATTAAGCGAAATGAGGAAACTATCTTTGAATACACATGCGCTTATTGCGGTCAGGAGTTTAAAGTCTACGCCCAAAAAAGCAGGAAGTACTGTTCGCACGAGTGTTACATAAGGGATAGATACTGGTGGAAAGAAGAAGGAAGGCGGCCTTATGTCGGACCTTTCGAAAATGAGGAGGTTCATAATGAGTGA
- a CDS encoding phage portal protein, whose amino-acid sequence MEIPFISKFIKAMDKPVENTLTSNYTYLFGPTTSGKLVNEFTAMQTSAVYSCVRILAEALASLPLHIYRYKEAGKERVYTHTLYHILHDEPNSEMSSFVFRETLMSHLLIWGNAYAQIIRDGAGRVVSLYPLLPNKVEVGRNSSGEIYYVYTPNAEENPHLKSYASYNLRRHEVLHIPGLGFDGLVGYSPIAMAKNAVGMTIATEEYGASFFANGANPGGVLEHPGVLKDPKKVRDSWNEVYRGSTNAHKIAVLEEGMKYQQIGIPPEEAQFLETRKFQINEIARLYRIPPHMVGDLEKSSFSNIEQQSLEFVKYTLDPWVIRWEQALQRSLLLPREKREYFIKFNVDGLLRGDYQSRMNGYSVGIQNGFLSPNDIRHLEDMNPIPEGEGGDFYIVNGNMTKLKDAGVFANKVRSE is encoded by the coding sequence ATGGAAATACCTTTTATTTCAAAGTTCATCAAAGCAATGGACAAGCCAGTTGAGAATACATTGACGTCAAATTATACATACCTATTTGGTCCAACGACCAGTGGGAAGCTGGTCAATGAGTTTACGGCAATGCAGACGTCTGCGGTTTATTCATGCGTGCGGATTTTGGCAGAAGCTTTAGCCTCCTTGCCGCTTCACATATATCGATATAAGGAAGCTGGTAAAGAGCGGGTGTACACGCATACCCTTTATCACATATTGCATGATGAACCTAACAGCGAGATGAGCTCCTTCGTGTTCCGGGAAACGCTGATGAGCCATCTATTGATCTGGGGAAATGCCTATGCGCAAATCATACGGGATGGTGCCGGAAGGGTGGTCTCTTTGTATCCACTCCTGCCAAACAAGGTAGAGGTGGGAAGGAATAGTAGCGGTGAAATCTACTACGTGTACACACCCAATGCTGAAGAGAATCCACACCTGAAAAGCTACGCATCCTATAATCTAAGAAGACATGAGGTACTGCACATTCCCGGTCTGGGCTTTGATGGGTTAGTTGGGTATTCTCCAATAGCAATGGCCAAAAACGCAGTTGGCATGACCATTGCCACGGAGGAATACGGTGCCAGCTTCTTTGCCAATGGAGCCAATCCGGGAGGAGTATTGGAACATCCTGGGGTCTTGAAAGATCCAAAGAAGGTACGAGATTCCTGGAATGAGGTGTATCGGGGAAGCACTAATGCACATAAGATTGCCGTTTTAGAGGAAGGGATGAAGTACCAGCAAATTGGGATTCCGCCGGAGGAAGCGCAGTTCTTGGAAACAAGGAAGTTTCAGATCAATGAGATTGCAAGACTCTACCGGATTCCGCCACATATGGTTGGTGATCTTGAGAAGTCAAGCTTTTCAAACATTGAGCAACAGTCTTTGGAGTTTGTGAAGTACACCCTAGATCCCTGGGTCATCCGATGGGAACAAGCGCTGCAGCGTTCACTGCTTCTTCCAAGAGAAAAGAGAGAGTATTTCATCAAGTTTAACGTAGATGGCTTGCTTCGAGGTGACTATCAAAGCCGGATGAATGGGTACTCTGTTGGAATCCAAAACGGGTTCTTAAGCCCAAATGATATAAGACATCTTGAGGATATGAACCCGATACCTGAAGGAGAAGGAGGAGATTTCTATATTGTGAATGGAAACATGACCAAACTTAAAGATGCTGGTGTATTTGCGAACAAAGTCCGGTCTGAGTAA
- a CDS encoding virulence protein — translation MKLSYNVTGSERKPLIAAISKVLECPAKYLGAPTFAYDIGDYHIDKVGTLAGPDNLDLEDALHQVGFDADGDSREYDEPDTYESRLGSMGALEDVPDIDQHHPGRYTNFNAPITELMQRQVDEVLVFQDIRMDGCEELGMGRTLCESFQGENGMQANDVPMFDEYLALEIEMPRSSFTDRAMDNLKRLVESKGTFIKKALGVETLEIEVTEDKVRFPWFERITTPQEIKAYTHFVAALCKMAREQKRVIAKEKETDNEKYTFRCFLLRLGLIGEEYKEARKILLRNLTGSAAFRTGTKDGGLSR, via the coding sequence ATGAAACTTAGCTACAACGTTACTGGAAGTGAACGAAAGCCGTTGATCGCAGCGATCAGCAAAGTATTGGAGTGCCCGGCAAAGTACCTTGGAGCACCTACCTTCGCTTACGATATTGGTGATTACCACATCGACAAGGTGGGAACACTCGCAGGTCCCGACAACCTTGATCTGGAAGATGCACTTCACCAAGTCGGTTTTGATGCAGACGGAGACAGTCGCGAATATGATGAACCGGACACGTATGAAAGCAGGCTTGGCAGCATGGGTGCGCTGGAAGATGTGCCGGATATTGACCAGCATCATCCTGGGAGGTACACTAACTTCAACGCCCCAATTACGGAGTTGATGCAAAGGCAAGTGGATGAGGTCCTCGTTTTTCAGGACATTAGAATGGATGGCTGCGAAGAATTGGGAATGGGGCGTACCCTCTGCGAGAGCTTCCAAGGTGAAAATGGAATGCAGGCAAACGATGTACCAATGTTTGATGAATACTTGGCACTGGAAATTGAGATGCCCAGATCCTCCTTCACCGATAGGGCGATGGACAACCTAAAACGCCTAGTGGAAAGCAAGGGAACCTTTATTAAAAAGGCGCTAGGGGTAGAAACGTTAGAAATTGAAGTGACAGAGGACAAGGTCCGATTCCCTTGGTTTGAGAGAATTACAACACCACAGGAGATCAAAGCTTACACACATTTTGTGGCAGCATTGTGTAAGATGGCGAGAGAGCAAAAACGTGTGATTGCAAAGGAAAAAGAAACAGACAACGAAAAGTACACATTTCGCTGTTTTCTCCTACGGCTTGGCCTCATCGGTGAGGAGTACAAGGAAGCACGCAAGATACTACTTCGCAATCTGACCGGAAGCGCTGCATTTCGAACAGGCACTAAGGATGGGGGATTGAGTCGATGA
- a CDS encoding DUF7768 domain-containing protein, translating into MRENKLKEIDYDRPEIYEVLEEKSIVFICSPYAGDIDGNTMRARRYARFATATGAVPVIPHLMYPQFLEEDDPDERQLGIDMGLTLLKQCSELWVFGNKISSGMSVEIEKAEQWEIPIRFFSIDCKVIVKNKKLCFAYHKGECSILEVSRCEGSKCNFFKTKAQVKEEKKKKLQRIKSLDPIDQRWIIDTYCDGRMSILDEVEVE; encoded by the coding sequence GTGAGAGAAAATAAATTAAAAGAGATAGATTATGATCGCCCAGAAATTTATGAGGTGCTAGAAGAAAAGAGTATCGTATTTATCTGCAGTCCCTATGCCGGCGACATCGATGGGAACACAATGCGGGCAAGAAGGTATGCGCGGTTTGCAACGGCTACAGGTGCTGTGCCGGTAATTCCGCATTTGATGTATCCTCAGTTCCTGGAAGAAGATGATCCAGACGAACGCCAGCTTGGAATCGACATGGGACTAACTCTGTTAAAGCAGTGCAGCGAGCTTTGGGTCTTTGGGAATAAAATTTCATCCGGGATGAGTGTGGAAATTGAAAAGGCAGAGCAGTGGGAGATTCCAATAAGATTCTTTTCCATTGACTGCAAGGTGATCGTGAAAAACAAGAAACTGTGTTTTGCTTACCACAAAGGTGAGTGCAGCATCTTGGAAGTCAGCAGATGTGAGGGGAGTAAGTGCAATTTCTTTAAGACGAAGGCTCAAGTTAAAGAAGAAAAGAAAAAGAAATTGCAGAGAATCAAATCATTGGACCCAATAGATCAAAGATGGATCATAGATACCTACTGTGATGGGAGAATGAGCATTCTTGATGAAGTGGAGGTGGAGTGA
- a CDS encoding DUF1492 domain-containing protein, whose translation MTAKEYLSQAFWLNQLIDSKLEQLVVLRSLATKVTSSLSEVKVQNSNDEKSRLENTIIKIIELEGEINDDVDRLVDLKIEIRESINMITDINLKLLLDMRYLNGKGWDEIAETMGYDPRTVFRIHGKALKELGKKLSVNVSSDL comes from the coding sequence ATGACGGCGAAAGAGTATTTGTCACAAGCATTTTGGTTGAACCAGTTAATTGACAGTAAGCTTGAACAATTGGTCGTTCTGAGGAGCCTAGCCACGAAAGTCACATCAAGCCTCTCAGAGGTAAAAGTCCAAAATAGCAATGACGAAAAGAGCAGATTGGAAAATACAATAATAAAGATCATTGAACTGGAGGGAGAGATCAATGATGATGTGGATCGTTTGGTAGACCTCAAAATTGAGATTCGGGAATCAATTAATATGATCACCGACATAAATCTAAAGCTCCTATTGGATATGCGATACCTAAACGGTAAAGGCTGGGATGAAATCGCGGAGACAATGGGGTACGATCCAAGAACAGTGTTTAGAATACACGGGAAAGCGCTGAAAGAGTTGGGGAAAAAGTTGTCAGTGAATGTCAGTAGTGATCTGTGA
- a CDS encoding Head fiber protein has protein sequence MSNVKNYTEQGGEKTVIGGTLEILDGAQVTGLFTPAAFQADSTASDIAGLVSDFNALLAKLQAAGLMETE, from the coding sequence ATGAGTAATGTGAAGAATTACACCGAACAAGGTGGCGAAAAGACCGTGATTGGCGGAACGCTTGAGATTTTGGATGGGGCCCAGGTAACTGGGCTCTTTACACCTGCAGCTTTCCAAGCGGATAGCACAGCTTCTGATATTGCAGGATTGGTGAGTGATTTCAACGCCCTGCTTGCAAAGCTTCAAGCGGCAGGATTGATGGAAACAGAATGA
- a CDS encoding site-specific DNA-methyltransferase, whose translation MKWKTIPVGDLKPADYNPRKKLKAGDKEYEKIKNSIIEFGYVEPIIVNSDMTIIGGHQRLTVLKDLGRTEVECVVIDIKEGAKVKALNIALNKIAGEWNEQLLADLLVDIQSADFNTDFTGFEPAEIEQLFSKVHDKEIEEDDFDVEEALKEVPISKQGDLWLLGKHRLVCGDSTIPLTFEQLMDGKKANLILTDLPYNVDYEGTAGKIKNDNMEDKEFHDFLKKSYSNMFENLVGGGAIYVFHADRETVNFRSAFKEAGFFCHQTCIWVKNAPVLGRSDYLYAHEPVLYGWKPTASHRFYGDRKHKTIWNFDRPTKSKLHPTMKPLQLLAYPIKNSSLANCIVLDPFGGSGSTLISSDQTNRVCYMVELDEKFVDVIVDRYVSHVGTSADVFLIRNGEKITYEELKSITVKTE comes from the coding sequence ATGAAATGGAAGACGATACCAGTGGGGGATTTAAAACCGGCTGATTATAATCCAAGAAAAAAGCTCAAAGCCGGAGATAAAGAATACGAGAAGATCAAAAACTCAATCATAGAGTTTGGATATGTAGAGCCTATCATCGTCAATTCTGACATGACGATAATCGGTGGGCATCAAAGGTTGACTGTTCTTAAGGATCTTGGAAGAACAGAAGTTGAATGTGTGGTCATTGACATTAAAGAAGGCGCCAAAGTAAAAGCGTTAAATATTGCACTCAATAAAATCGCTGGGGAATGGAATGAGCAGCTGTTGGCAGATTTGTTGGTGGATATTCAATCAGCAGACTTTAATACAGATTTCACAGGTTTTGAACCAGCGGAAATTGAACAGCTGTTTTCGAAAGTCCATGACAAAGAAATCGAAGAAGATGATTTTGATGTTGAGGAAGCGCTGAAGGAAGTGCCTATATCAAAGCAAGGGGACTTGTGGCTACTCGGAAAACACCGATTAGTCTGTGGCGATAGCACAATCCCGCTAACCTTTGAGCAGCTTATGGATGGGAAGAAGGCCAACCTCATTCTTACGGACCTACCCTACAACGTGGACTATGAAGGAACTGCCGGCAAGATCAAAAACGACAACATGGAGGATAAAGAGTTTCATGACTTCCTCAAAAAATCATACAGCAACATGTTTGAAAATCTCGTTGGTGGCGGTGCGATATATGTATTCCACGCTGATCGGGAGACGGTGAATTTCAGATCCGCGTTTAAAGAAGCTGGCTTCTTTTGTCACCAGACCTGCATTTGGGTGAAAAATGCACCGGTATTGGGGCGATCAGATTATCTTTATGCGCACGAGCCAGTTCTGTATGGGTGGAAACCCACTGCTAGTCACAGGTTCTACGGTGATCGAAAACACAAAACGATTTGGAATTTTGACAGACCAACAAAATCGAAACTCCACCCGACGATGAAGCCATTGCAGCTACTTGCCTATCCCATAAAGAATTCAAGCCTTGCCAACTGCATCGTTTTGGATCCCTTTGGTGGATCAGGAAGTACGCTAATCAGTAGTGACCAGACGAATCGCGTTTGTTACATGGTTGAGCTTGATGAAAAGTTTGTGGATGTAATTGTTGATCGGTACGTTTCCCATGTTGGGACCAGCGCAGATGTATTCCTGATTCGGAATGGTGAGAAGATTACCTACGAGGAGCTGAAGTCGATAACGGTTAAAACAGAGTGA
- a CDS encoding head maturation protease, ClpP-related: MKRKFWNWVKNEGERTLFLNGEISDETWYGDEVTPKLFKQELESAQGDISIWINSPGGDVFAAAQIYNMLMDYKGNVTIKIDGLAASAASVIAMAGTEVQMSPVAIMMIHNPMTVAIGDSKEMQKASEMLSEVKESIMNAYEIKTGLSRSKLSHLMDAESWFNAKKAVELGFADTILFDSSPITEEDPIEALMFSRAAVANSLLAKLIPPKTETRTPAEDLEKRLSLIAH; encoded by the coding sequence ATGAAACGAAAATTTTGGAACTGGGTTAAAAATGAGGGTGAAAGAACTCTCTTTTTAAATGGGGAAATTTCTGATGAAACCTGGTATGGGGATGAAGTGACTCCAAAGCTTTTCAAGCAAGAACTGGAATCAGCACAAGGAGATATTTCTATCTGGATCAACTCACCAGGCGGGGATGTGTTTGCAGCAGCACAAATCTACAATATGCTCATGGACTACAAGGGCAACGTTACGATCAAGATCGATGGCCTTGCAGCTTCAGCCGCTTCGGTTATAGCAATGGCCGGAACGGAAGTGCAGATGTCTCCGGTGGCCATTATGATGATCCACAATCCCATGACGGTCGCTATTGGAGATTCAAAAGAAATGCAAAAGGCCAGTGAGATGCTTTCCGAGGTAAAGGAGAGCATCATGAATGCCTATGAAATAAAGACGGGTCTATCAAGGTCCAAGCTTTCACACTTGATGGATGCAGAGTCTTGGTTCAATGCCAAAAAGGCAGTGGAGTTAGGATTTGCGGATACGATCCTATTTGACTCATCTCCCATCACCGAAGAAGATCCAATCGAGGCATTGATGTTTTCAAGGGCGGCAGTGGCTAATTCACTGCTGGCCAAACTCATACCACCAAAAACGGAAACCAGGACTCCCGCAGAAGATCTGGAAAAAAGACTGAGCCTAATTGCTCACTAA
- a CDS encoding phage terminase small subunit P27 family, whose product MAQRGRKPKPTALKKLEGNPGKRELNQNEPQPTKKAPRCPTWLEKEAKKEWRRMGKLLEGLGILTEIDMAAFAGYCQAYARWKEAEEFITQHGSMIRTPNGYLQQVPQVSIAQTNLKIMLRFCEQFGLTPSARSRIVAGEGSIEPADEMEIILMGGSL is encoded by the coding sequence ATGGCACAACGAGGAAGAAAACCAAAACCGACAGCATTGAAAAAACTTGAAGGCAATCCTGGAAAGAGGGAGCTCAATCAAAACGAACCTCAGCCTACGAAGAAAGCACCGCGTTGTCCTACCTGGTTGGAGAAGGAAGCAAAGAAAGAATGGCGGAGGATGGGGAAGCTGCTAGAGGGTTTGGGGATTCTCACGGAAATCGACATGGCTGCTTTTGCAGGGTATTGTCAGGCGTACGCTAGGTGGAAAGAGGCGGAAGAATTCATCACGCAACACGGAAGCATGATTCGAACTCCTAACGGATACTTACAGCAAGTTCCCCAAGTTTCCATCGCCCAAACTAACCTCAAGATTATGCTTCGCTTCTGTGAACAATTTGGGCTTACCCCTTCTGCAAGAAGCAGAATAGTGGCAGGAGAAGGATCCATAGAGCCCGCTGATGAAATGGAAATTATCTTGATGGGTGGTTCACTATGA
- a CDS encoding terminase large subunit, which produces MTFKYEPSPFMLETSYYDKAKADRVVAFIENLKHTKGKWAGKKFHLLPWQEQIVRDLFGIVGESGKRQFLTAYVEIPKKQGKSELAAAIALYLLYADNEPSAEVYGAACDRSQASIVFDVAKQMVQMTPALLKRSKITAATKRIVNYSNVGFYQVLSAETGTKHGLNVSGLVFDEIHAQPNRKLYDVLTKGSGDAREQPLFFIITTAGNDKNSICYELHAKALDIKAGRKKDHSFYPVVYGLTEADDWNDEANWYRANPSLGHTISIDRVREAYKNALDNPAEENVFKQLRLNIWTSATVCWIPDHIYNKGDLSIDVASLQGRECYGGLDLSSTSDITALVLVFPPRCEDEKYIILPFFWLPEDTLELRCRRDHVLYDVWEMQGYIQTTEGNVIHYGFIEKFIEELGEKYHIKEIAFDRWNATQMVQNLEGMGFTVVPFGQGYKDMSPPSKELYKLLMGGSINHGGHPVLKWMAQNVVMRQDPAGNIKPDKEKSVEKIDGIVASIMALDRCIRNKDDDGSVYDERGIISF; this is translated from the coding sequence ATGACTTTTAAATATGAGCCGTCTCCTTTTATGTTGGAGACTTCTTATTATGATAAGGCGAAGGCAGACAGAGTAGTCGCTTTTATTGAAAACCTAAAGCACACCAAAGGGAAATGGGCTGGGAAGAAGTTTCATCTATTGCCCTGGCAAGAACAGATCGTTCGTGATCTCTTTGGTATAGTAGGGGAAAGTGGGAAGCGGCAGTTCTTGACTGCTTATGTGGAAATACCTAAGAAGCAAGGGAAGTCTGAGCTCGCTGCTGCCATTGCGCTTTATCTTCTTTATGCGGATAATGAGCCAAGTGCTGAAGTTTATGGAGCCGCTTGCGACAGATCCCAGGCGTCTATCGTATTTGATGTGGCGAAACAAATGGTTCAAATGACACCAGCTTTATTGAAACGATCAAAGATTACAGCGGCTACCAAGCGCATTGTGAACTATTCCAACGTAGGCTTTTATCAGGTTCTTTCAGCGGAGACTGGAACCAAGCACGGGCTTAATGTATCCGGTTTGGTGTTCGATGAGATTCATGCGCAGCCAAATAGAAAGCTATATGATGTACTGACGAAAGGGTCTGGGGACGCCAGAGAACAACCACTCTTTTTTATTATAACAACTGCAGGAAACGATAAAAACAGTATCTGCTATGAACTCCATGCGAAGGCACTCGATATTAAGGCGGGCAGAAAGAAAGATCATAGTTTTTATCCTGTTGTCTATGGATTGACGGAAGCTGATGACTGGAATGATGAAGCCAACTGGTATAGGGCCAACCCGTCACTCGGACACACCATCAGTATCGATCGAGTGAGAGAAGCATATAAGAATGCTCTGGATAATCCGGCAGAAGAAAATGTATTCAAACAGCTGCGGCTGAACATCTGGACTTCAGCAACTGTGTGTTGGATCCCGGATCACATATATAACAAAGGGGATCTTTCCATTGATGTGGCTTCACTTCAGGGAAGAGAGTGTTATGGAGGGTTGGACCTTTCCAGCACTTCTGACATTACAGCATTGGTCCTCGTCTTTCCGCCCAGGTGTGAGGATGAAAAATATATCATATTGCCTTTTTTCTGGTTGCCGGAGGACACCTTGGAACTTAGATGTAGACGGGATCACGTTTTGTACGATGTTTGGGAAATGCAAGGGTACATACAGACTACAGAGGGAAATGTCATCCATTACGGGTTTATCGAAAAGTTTATAGAGGAACTCGGAGAGAAGTATCATATAAAAGAGATAGCATTTGACCGTTGGAATGCCACGCAGATGGTTCAAAACTTGGAAGGTATGGGTTTTACGGTAGTTCCATTTGGACAAGGTTACAAGGATATGTCCCCGCCCAGTAAGGAATTATATAAACTACTGATGGGGGGGAGCATCAACCATGGTGGACATCCGGTTCTTAAGTGGATGGCTCAGAATGTGGTTATGCGCCAAGATCCCGCCGGCAACATAAAACCAGACAAGGAAAAGTCAGTGGAGAAAATTGACGGCATTGTCGCAAGCATCATGGCCTTGGATCGTTGCATTCGAAACAAGGATGATGATGGAAGTGTATATGATGAGAGAGGGATTATCAGCTTTTAG